The following are from one region of the Heptranchias perlo isolate sHepPer1 chromosome 24, sHepPer1.hap1, whole genome shotgun sequence genome:
- the LOC137341718 gene encoding protein TASOR 2-like isoform X3 → MKGRGKRCCLPPSTGGKMSSALLSLSCNQQCPRGCGESVSPPETFHLLPLTSSQFTQEILPTLQQAYLDSSSGSCFQYTQVTLVNNKLLEQYNACRLDMEEKGYSKEELAESVAFLLFETEDQAKVVCQKGLQVGNSKITTLGDPLKGVYLCKYSDFLHPTPLCHGKSGYILIFKIIKGRVKCMIENHTADYTGPSTGYNCHVSTNTDKVSSITSHFQAFELTQYYLFEFGQCDVLQCPRQIYPYAIVAFQYCDNKRTMSQSGGIEIFVPEIQVQYYPWKGTLINKDKVISVALKSIASALMPVVLPTKLEIEYVMNICELKSKLPQAVFEREHYKLKEVCLEGLYCSLYELVECMEGEANQLGPLIDEMKEKNLAVVKCLNDQGLLILFIDSAFSSTSESSKTIHKAVQAVFIYKAPRIAHLKAEINRATHAGRSSLLSERITPLLPGIGYAVTEGLKSDDAQTMPRNKLIEDYLVEYFNTTPELSKSSDQICVNSDSCPSLTACAPPNERELPAPGNCQRTAISQLSPYFTDPESYVLPIATVLKLQENCLKLVKNPGAKLCCSQVSEPKPPKAAIPRGKRISKPGKAQGKNPAPGNTPVENASPGPGVEIRAVAGSKTKQTDGEPCKNVRRANTVGKQIARKAVSKGAGKVKRKKDSPLPASATSKLGTEAEMLGIFKSPNCTTSSDAANAASKNLGYSTRSQSARNNKRTLVESDKGSSAEQPAPLEVKKKKKTKASRGPFQTNSKRSAKARKAVGNYRSVGNTMTRKLTKQRGQTVCVTGANTEQISRFGVCTWNIVENIFADDETASLQPLSLGNGSDVFRAKKTPEVACRVPQDGRNTNTGETDALNILADLAISSAIAALPRSRKKYTVALHQASGMRAYNKTSSVGRNKKLNLYPDQFAKYSDCLSNTELRVQNTMPFVAENHQTGSRVFSKNQPPHSAASPSLECFPCVTPAFSNREASPVQDSQTLKPNDLAQRSSDIPSRSHLGDHSYSRPPRDKEPVCLAVASPVLSEKEDVGFQSTSLHVESEKRYSAVLDFQNRTHTSLPQAEVCSRDEERSYEEGTLIGRVLPFRREEACWTNVTSCAPDPQKENDAMRKYDQISDCTLADSAQCRFDEAFQQSRYVREEKDTVKVTFEWKGPYLYQWDSKYTNDSVEKSVNRALHGPWDPTIQETMNEVKLILHMWIGLFYTKSSMLLQTSIRHVQERIETLDSAPVQTPHEGLARTEEPVFIESGSEPATSEKQQMAGVIMSSVIKRIEKNSNLVTSCDSNTAICGETLSWGNSQPLEERPLGSDSDINCDNMQDTLAQNSRSDLTHTASISVEEFCEQESTNDLRAENESQEQHLNQGLTPLSDGRSVTDSIQYNGAQDTIAEGSSERDCMDTSETDNGQTSSVIKQTEIIQQRTQDEPEVLEIQRSAVQTSTCPVSVAEKPRSADSVDDPMIENDQMGIIRQSSVIREVFGIQLQAQNPSRGKENMNSSNVTASGSYQVQNESSENRLQIIRLDNLTALEDVENTARTEDLGTIKDTLASERNVAQDEFDGIDHTDAASQSFSFRKHVLRSNSVNTSETSNVITHNHSRSLGTSNPLDNTDGPLEKGSTCSCVESCADIQLIRGDVTETQRKRTSVGKFLGEGEITSDSNSEFPDNLKCMSLADERRNQIKLQASSSQNYVENLGAKQKEKEFEKVNRCNDFDTDSERSDCGRDVSKEPVFTLEDFSDGSDNEIQTGARDFYKNKKAPRISWHASSQKRKRRVYREKFQCFSDVDSEHGNYREKWSMTSGHLQMRNIDMNYLPHFFEENSMAVEMSDSDASGPPLVNIPDPFGRQKVYRNFTVTAQTQQKPGRPFTCERTTRTFCNWGKKNFFTSVPDLLGPWNARCWNKTSPIQKILDLEYVCFSRHLNSVINRACTMPYAGIFSSSRDGSKTTLRRKNVQTVSSGRAVGSKKPLTVTISCQEVDQSSGKRIRNKTQISHWTNREDKPWDCQQEGIESYKPKNYSRYVNNRKRPCNQTHAVSQDSIEPADRMPSNQHSAGENGSLFADELLHVKRKGCKEVQGDGRKRIDPFLHLITELCSDLHQNLNEVVKETWKGTYKFYVSETNSDRFFKEIKEFLKKEGHVELGPLDLSVMQPHHSSKVLVIIRNEDISAHLHQIPYLAALKQMQCVQFVGVDSPGDIKDQTFQELFSSGGFVVSDGTVLDTLTPEHLQQISEQLSEVPKWKWMIHFKELKKLKEMARDDNTAKRKISVLTRKIAANIVEVLPFHECDSRSQVKPDYLSCLLNLQAQKISSRFAVFLTGKPENREVFTQSGILVTDVNSFTQVLRTLTSPLQSTLDTENAFLAKGSHSIETQLESPFVENTVTQNSQMAPTLF, encoded by the exons GAGTATATCTTTGTAAAtattcagatttcctgcatcccACACCATTGTGCCATGGGAAGAGTGGCTAtattctcatttttaaaattattaag GGTAGAGTGAAGTGTATGATTGAAAATCACACTGCTGATTACACTGGTCCGTCCACTGGTTACAActgccatgtttccacaaacactgACAAAGTTTCTTCCATTACTAGTCACTTTCAAGCATTTGAACTGACACAG TATTACTTGTTTGAGTTTGGACAATGTGATGTTCTTCAGTGCCCTAGACAGATTTATCCTTATGCTATTGTAgcatttcagtactgtgacaaCAAGCGCACCATGTCACAGTCAGGAGGGATTGAGAT ATTTGTTCCTGAAATTCAAG TGCAGTACTATCCTTGGAAAGGAACACTTATCAACAAAGACAAAGTGATCAGTGTGGCTTTGAAGTCGATTGCCAGTGCATTGATGCCAGTTGTTTT ACCCACAAAGCTTGAAATTGAATATGTTATGAACATTTGTGAACTGAAAAGCAAATTGCCACAGGCAGTTTTTGAAAGAGAACATTACAAACTTAAAGAAG TTTGTTTGGAAGGTTTATATTGCAGTTTGTATGAGCTGGTGGAATGCATGGAAGGAGAAGCCAATCAATTGGGTCCTTTAATAGATGaaatgaaagaaaagaacttg GCAGTTGTAAAATGCTTAAACGATCAGGGGCTACTCATCTTGTTCATCGATTCTGCTTTCAGTTCTACTAGTG AAAGCAGCAAGACTATCCACAAGGCAGTACAAGCTGTGTTCATTTACAAAGCACCTAGAATTGCTCACCTTAAAG CAGAAATAAATCGGGCGACTCACGCAGGACGTAGCTCGCTTCTCTCAGAGAGGATAACTCCGCTTCTTCCCGGCATTGGCTACGCTGTAACGGAAGGTCTGAAGTCCGATGACGCTCAGACCATGCCACGTAACAAATTGATTGAGGATTACCTCGTTGAATACTTCAACACGACTCCAGAGCTGTCAAAGAGTTCTGATCAAATATGTGTCAATTCAGACAGCTGCCCTTCACTTACTGCCTGTGCGCCACCCAACGAAAGAGAGTTGCCTGCTCCAGGAAATTGCCAGAGAACGGCAATATCCCaactttctccttactttaccgaCCCCGAAAGCTACGTACTGCCCATAGCAACAGTTTTGAAACTTCAGGAGAATTGCCTCAAGTTGGTTAAAAACCCCGGTGCCAAATTGTGCTGCTCTCAAGTTTCGGAACCAAAGCCTCCCAAGGCTGCGATCCCACGGGGGAAAAGAATCTCTAAACCAGGAAAGGCTCAAGGAAAAAATCCCGCGCCCGGGAACACTCCTGTGGAGAATGCATCGCCTGGCCCTGGGGTTGAGATAAGGGCTGTAGCAGGGAGCAAAACGAAGCAAACAGACGGAGAACCATGCAAGAATGTGAGAAGAGCCAACACAGTCGGCAAGCAAATTGCCCGTAAGGCGGTTAGCAAAGGTGCTGGCAAAGTGAAAAGGAAAAAGGATAGCCCTTTGCCCGCCAGCGCAACAAGCAAACTGGGCACTGAAGCGGAAATGTTGGGCATCTTCAAAAGCCCTAATTGTACAACCAGCAGTGATGCAGCAAATGCAGCTTCAAAGAATCTGGGGTATTCCACGAGGTCACAATCTGCTCGCAATAATAAAAGGACGCTGGTAGAATCAGATAAAGGTAGCTCCGCGGAGCAGCCTGCCCCACTGGAagtgaagaaaaaaaagaaaacgaAAGCTTCGAGAGGGCCTTTTCAAACGAATTCTAAAAGAAGCGCAAAAGCGAGAAAGGCAGTCGGCAACTACAGAAGCGTAGGGAATACGATGACGAGAAAGTTGACCAAACAGCGTGGTCAAACTG TTTGTGTTACAGGAGCAAACACAGAACAGATTTCGAGATTTGGTGTCTGTACCTGGAACATTGTGGAAAATATCTTTGCAGATGATGAAACTGCCTCCCTGCAGCCCCTGTCCTTGGGCAACGGTTCAGATGTGTTTCGTGCAAAGAAAACCCCAGAAGTGGCATGCCGGGTCCCCCAGGACGGTCGTAATACCAATACAGGAGAAACGGATGCACTAAATATTCTTGCTGATCTTGCAATTAGCTCAGCTATCGCGGCATTACCAAGATCTAGAAAGAAATACACCGTGGCGTTACATCAGGCTTCTGGGATGCGTGCTTACAACAAAACTAGTTCTGTTGGGCGCAACAAAAAATTAAACCTTTATCCTGATCAGTTTGCTAAGTACAGTGATTGTTTGTCTAATACAGAATTAAGGGTACAGAATACCATGCCGTTTGTAGCAGAAAACCATCAAACAGGAAGTAGAGTGTTCTCTAAAAATCAACCGCCACATTCTGCTGCGTCTCCGAGTTTAGAATGTTTTCCTTGTGTAACACCAGCTTTTTCTAACCGAGAAGCATCGCCAGTGCAGGATTCTCAGACTCTCAAACCTAACGATCTGGCTCAGAGATCTTCAGATATTCCTAGCCGTTCCCACTTGGGAGACCATTCATATTCTCGGCCACCGAGGGATAAAGAACCCGTGTGTTTAGCTGTTGCTAGCCCCGTGCTGTCTGAGAAGGAGGATGTGGGGTTTCAGTCTACGTCATTGCATGTAGAGAGTGAGAAAAGGTACTCAGCTGTGTTGGACTTTCAAAACCGGACGCATACTTCACTGCCACAAGCTGAGGTTTGCTCTAGGGACGAGGAAAGAAGTTATGAGGAAGGAACATTAATTGGAAGAGTGTTACCTTTCAGACGCGAAGAGGCATGTTGGACAAATGTTACAAGTTGCGCACCAGATCCCCAGAAGGAAAATGATGCAATGAGAAAATATGATCAGATATCTGATTGTACTTTGGCCGATTCAGCGCAGTGCAGGTTTGATGAAGCGTTCCAGCAGTCACGCTACGTACGTGAGGAAAAGGACACTGTGAAGGTGACATTTGAATGGAAAGGGCCATATTTGTACCAGTGGGACAGCAAGTATACCAACGATTCAGTGGAGAAATCTGTGAATCGGGCTCTACATGG GCCTTGGGACCCAACTATCCAAGAGACCATGAACGAAGTGAAACTCATCCTTCACATGTGGATTGGACTTTTTTATACTAAGTCTAGTATGCTGCTGCAGACCTCAATAAGGCACGTCCAGGAACGCATCGAGACTCTCGATTCTGCCCCTGTACAAACTCCACACGAAGGGCTGGCTAGAACTGAAGAGCCTGTTTTTATTGAAAGTGGTTCTGAGCCAGCAACTTCAGAAAAACAGCAAATGGCAGGAGTAATAATGTCATCTGTAATCAAGAGGATTGAGAAGAATTCAAATCTCGTCACTTCTTGTGACAGCAACACAGCAATTTGTGGAGAAACACTGTCTTGGGGCAATTCTCAACCATTGGAAGAACGTCCACTGGGCAGTGATAGTGACATCAATTGTGATAATATGCAGGATACATTAGCACAAAATTCTAGAAGTGATCTTACACACACTGCAAGCATCTCTGTTGAGGAG TTCTGTGAACAGGAGTCCACAAATGACTTGCGTGCAGAAAACGAGAGCCAGGAGCAGCATTTGAATCAGGGATTAACTCCATTGTCAG ATGGCAGAAGTGTGACTGACAGCATACAGTACAATGGTGCCCAGGATACAATCGCTGAAGGTTCGTCAGAAAGAGACTGTATGGATACAAGTGAAACAGACAACGGACAGACTAGTTCTGTTATAAAGCAAACTGAAATTATTCAGCAACGTACACAGGATGAGCCTGAAG TATTGGAGATCCAGAGATCTGCAGTGCAGACATCAACATGTCCAGTTTCTGTTGCGGAGAAGCCAAGAAGTGCGGATAGTGTGGATGATCCTATGATTGAAAATGATCAGATGGGAATCATTCGTCAGTCTTCAGTTATTCGAGAGGTATTTGGTATTCAGTTGCAAGCACAGAATCCATCTCGTGGTAAAGAAAACATGAATTCGAGCAATGTAACTGCTTCAGGGAGTTATCAAGTGCAGAATGAATCCAGTGAAAACAGGCTTCAGATCATACGGTTAGATAATCTCACTGCTTTGgaggatgttgaaaatacagcACGCACAGAAGATTTGGGTACCATCAAAGACACACTTGCAAGTGAAAGAAATGTAGCACAGGATGAATTTGATGGGATAGACCATACTGATGCTGCATCACAAAGCTTTTCCTTTAGAAAACATGTACTTCGTAGTAACTCTGTAAACACTTCCGAAACTTCAAATGTCATCACGCATAACCATAGCAGGAGTTTGGGTACCAGCAATCCATTGGACAATACAGATGGGCCATTGGAGAAAGGAAGCACTTGCTCGTGTGTTGAAAGTTGTGCTGATATACAGCTGATCagaggtgatgttacagagacaCAAAGAAAGAGAACAAGTGTGGGAAAgtttctgggagagggggagattacaaGTGATTCCAATTCTGAATTTCCAGACAACTTGAAATGCATGTCCCTGGCCGACGAACGTAGAAACCAGATAAAACTTCAAGCTTCCTCCAGTCAAAACTACGTGGAGAACCTTGGCGCTAAGCAAAAGGAGAAGGAATTTGAAAAGGTGAACCGGTGTAATGACTTTGATACGGATTCTGAAAGATCTGATTGCGGCCGCGATGTTTCCAAAGAACCTGTTTTTACCCTTGAAGACTTTTCAGACGGTTCAGATAATGAAATTCAGACTGGTGCTAGAGATTTTTATAAAAACAAAAAAGCACCCAGAATTAGTTGGCATGCAAGTAGTCAGAAGAGAAAAAGAAGAGTGTACAGAGAGAAATTTCAGTGCTTTTCTGATGTAGATTCAGAACACGGGAATTACAGAGAAAAATGGAGCATGACCAGTGGGCACCTGCAGATGAGAAATATTGACATGAATTATTTACCACATTTCTTTGAAGAAAATAGCATGGCAGTGGAGATGAGCGACAGCGATGCTTCTGGGCCTCCGCTTGTTAATATTCCAGATCCTTTTGGCAGGCAGAAAGTCTACCGAAACTTCACTGTCACTGCACAGACACAACAGAAACCTGGTAGGCCATTTACTTGTGAAAGAACCACAAGGACTTTTTGTAACTGGGGAAAGAAAAACTTCTTCACCAGCGTACCTGATCTTTTAGGACCGTGGAACGCAAGATGTTGGAACAAGACAAGTCCGATTCAGAAAATTCTAGACTTGGAGTACGTTTGTTTTTCTCGGCATCTTAACAGCGTGATAAATAGAGCATGTACCATGCCGTATGCAGGCATCTTCTCGTCTTCAAGGGATGGAAGTAAAACAACTTTGAGGAGGAAGAATGTCCAAACCGTGTCCAGCGGTAGAGCAGTTGGGAGTAAAAAACCATTGACTGTGACCATATCGTGCCAAGAGGTTGACCAAAGTAGTGGAAAGCGCATTCGTAATAAAACCCAAATATCGCATTGGACTAATAGAGAAGATAAGCCCTGGGATTGCCAACAGGAAGGCATTGAATCTTACAAACCTAAAAATTACTCGCGTTACGTGAATAATCGCAAAAGGCCGTGCAATCAAACTCACGCCGTGAGTCAGGATTCTATTGAGCCTGCAGATAGAATGCCAAGCAACCAACACTCTGCTGGGGAGAATGGGTCTTTGTTTGCTGATGAGCTGTTACATGTAAAACGTAAGGGATGTAAAGAGGTTCAAGGTGATGGGAGGAAAAGAATCGATCCATTTCTGCACCTAATAACTGAACTATGCAGTGACTTGCACCAGAATTTGAATGAAGTTGTAAAGGAAACGTGGAAAGGCACTTACAAGTTTTATGTCAGTGAAACAAATTCTGATCGATTCTTTAAGGAAATTAAG GAATTTCTAAAGAAAGAAGGTCATGTGGAACTTGGACCATTGGATCTTTCTGTGATGCAGCCGCATCATTCCAGCAAAGTGCTTGTTATCATCAGAAATGAAGATATATCGGCACACTTGCATCAG ATTCCTTATTTAGCGGCACTGAAACAGATGCAGTGTGTCCAGTTTGTTGGTGTGGATAGTCCAGGGGACATAAAAGACCAGACATTCCAAGAGTTATTTAGCTCCGGAGGCTTTGTTGTCTCTGATGGGACTGTGCTGGACACTTTGACTCCAG AACATTTACAACAGATTTCAGAGCAGCTCAGCGAAGTACCTAAATGGAAGTGGATGATTCATTTCAAAGAACTCAAAAAACTGAAGGAGATGGCAAG GGATGACAATACTGCTAAGAGAAAGATTTCTGTACTGACTCGAAAGATTGCAGCAAATATTGTGGAAGTTCTCCCTTTCCACGAGTGTGATTCTAGGTCACAGGTGAAGCCCGACTATCTCAGCTGTCTTTTGAATCTACAAGCTCAGAAAATAAGTTCCAGATTTGCAGTATTTCTCACAG GTAAACCTGAGAACCGAGAAGTTTTCACACAAAGTGGAATCCTCGTTACAGATGTAAATAGTTTTACTCAAGTTTTGAGAACGCTAACCTCTCCTTTACAGAGTACTTTGGACACAGAAAATG CTTTTCTGGCCAAAGGAAGTCACTCCATAGAGACCCAGTTGGAGTCGCCCTTTGTGGAAAATACAGTAACCCAGAATTCGCAAATGGCTCCAACTTTGTtctga